Proteins from one Bradyrhizobium amphicarpaeae genomic window:
- the gcl gene encoding glyoxylate carboligase has protein sequence MAKMRAIDAAVRILEKEGISTAFGVPGAAINPLYSALKKRGSIRHILARHVEGASHMAEGYTRARAGNIGVCIGTSGPAGTDMITGLYSAIADSIPILCITGQAPRARLYKEDFQAVDIESIAKPVTKWAVTVREPALVPRVFSQAFHVMRSGRPGPVLIDMPLDVQLAEIEFDDETYEPLPVYKPTATRKQVERALEMLNAAERPLIVAGGGIINADASDLLVEFAEIANVPVVPTLMGWGAIPDDHVLMAGMVGLQTSHRYGNATMLESDFVLGIGNRWANRHTGSVETYTKGRTFVHVDIEPTQIGRVFNPDLGIVSDAKAALELFVTVAREWRRSGRLRERQAWPASCRDRKKTMLRKSHFDNVPIKPQRVYEEMTKAFGRDTCYVTVIGLSQIAGAQFLGVYRPRNWINAGQAGPLGWTLPAALGVRAACPDRDIVALSGDYDFQFLIEELAVGAQFNLPYIHVVVNNSYLGLIRQAQRGFDMDYHVQLSFENVNAPELNGYGVDHVAVAEGLGCKAIRVTDPKDAQAAFATARELMAKHRVPVVVEFILERVTNIAMGTEIDNIVEFEEVLDLPLDEVGTTRVLQPAE, from the coding sequence ATGGCGAAGATGCGAGCTATCGATGCTGCCGTGCGAATTCTGGAGAAGGAAGGCATCTCCACCGCCTTCGGCGTTCCCGGGGCCGCGATCAATCCGCTTTACTCGGCGCTGAAGAAGCGCGGCTCGATCCGGCACATCCTGGCGCGCCACGTCGAGGGCGCCTCGCACATGGCCGAGGGCTATACGCGCGCCAGGGCCGGCAATATCGGCGTCTGCATCGGAACCTCCGGACCGGCCGGCACCGACATGATCACCGGGCTTTATTCCGCGATCGCCGATTCCATTCCGATCCTCTGCATCACCGGGCAGGCGCCGCGCGCGCGGCTCTACAAGGAGGATTTCCAGGCGGTCGACATCGAGTCGATCGCAAAGCCCGTGACGAAATGGGCCGTCACCGTACGCGAGCCGGCGCTGGTGCCGCGCGTGTTCAGCCAAGCGTTTCACGTGATGCGCTCGGGCCGGCCGGGGCCGGTGTTGATCGACATGCCGCTCGACGTGCAACTGGCCGAGATCGAGTTCGACGACGAGACCTATGAGCCGCTGCCCGTCTACAAGCCGACTGCTACGCGAAAACAGGTCGAGAGGGCGCTGGAGATGCTCAACGCCGCCGAGCGTCCGCTGATCGTCGCGGGCGGCGGCATCATCAATGCCGATGCTTCGGACCTGCTGGTCGAATTCGCCGAGATCGCCAACGTACCCGTGGTGCCGACGCTGATGGGGTGGGGCGCAATCCCCGACGATCACGTGCTGATGGCCGGCATGGTCGGCCTTCAGACCAGCCACCGCTACGGCAACGCCACCATGCTCGAATCCGACTTCGTGCTCGGCATCGGCAACCGCTGGGCCAACCGCCACACCGGCTCGGTCGAGACCTACACCAAGGGCCGCACCTTCGTGCATGTCGACATCGAGCCGACCCAGATCGGGCGCGTGTTCAATCCCGATCTCGGCATCGTCTCGGACGCCAAGGCCGCGCTCGAGCTGTTCGTCACCGTCGCCAGGGAGTGGCGTCGGTCAGGCAGGCTCCGCGAGCGCCAGGCGTGGCCCGCGTCCTGCCGCGATCGCAAGAAGACGATGCTGCGCAAGAGTCATTTCGACAACGTCCCGATCAAGCCGCAGCGCGTCTACGAGGAAATGACCAAGGCCTTTGGTCGCGACACCTGCTACGTCACCGTGATCGGCCTGTCGCAGATCGCCGGCGCGCAGTTCCTCGGCGTCTATCGCCCACGTAACTGGATCAATGCCGGTCAGGCGGGGCCGCTCGGCTGGACGCTGCCGGCAGCGCTCGGCGTGCGTGCCGCGTGCCCGGATCGCGACATCGTCGCGCTCTCCGGCGACTACGACTTCCAGTTTCTGATCGAGGAGCTCGCGGTCGGGGCGCAGTTCAACCTGCCCTACATCCACGTCGTCGTGAACAATTCCTATCTCGGCCTGATCCGCCAGGCCCAGCGCGGCTTCGACATGGACTATCACGTCCAGCTCTCTTTCGAGAACGTCAATGCGCCGGAGCTCAATGGATACGGCGTCGACCACGTCGCGGTCGCCGAGGGCCTCGGCTGCAAGGCGATCCGCGTCACCGATCCCAAGGACGCGCAGGCTGCGTTCGCGACCGCGCGCGAATTGATGGCCAAGCACCGCGTACCCGTGGTGGTCGAGTTCATTCTCGAACGCGTCACCAACATCGCGATGGGCACCGAGATCGACAACATCGTCGAGTTCGAGGAGGTGCTGGATCTGCCACTCGACGAGGTCGGCACCACACGCGTGCTGCAGCCGGCGGAATAG
- the hyi gene encoding hydroxypyruvate isomerase gives MPKFAANLTMLFNEMPFLDRFAAAKAAGFSGVEYLFPYDFEKALLREQLEAHGLTQVLHNLPAGNWAGGERGIAILPDRTAEFRDGVFRAIDYARAIDCEQLNCLVGIAPHDADPRELQETLVGNLRFAASTLARENIKLLVEPINTLDIPGFFLNGTERAIQLISEVRSNNLFVQYDIYHMQIMEGDLARTMQEYLPQIAHIQLADNPGRHEPGTGEINYPFLFRHLDAIGYRGWIGCEYKPRTTTLEGLSWHAAQTFET, from the coding sequence ATGCCGAAATTCGCCGCCAACCTCACCATGCTCTTCAACGAGATGCCGTTCCTCGACCGCTTCGCTGCTGCGAAGGCAGCAGGCTTCTCCGGGGTCGAGTATCTCTTCCCCTATGATTTCGAGAAGGCACTGCTGCGCGAGCAACTCGAGGCCCACGGGCTGACGCAAGTGCTGCACAATCTGCCGGCCGGAAACTGGGCAGGGGGCGAGCGCGGTATCGCGATCCTGCCCGATCGCACCGCCGAATTCCGCGATGGCGTGTTCCGCGCCATCGACTATGCCAGGGCGATCGACTGCGAGCAGCTCAACTGCCTCGTGGGCATCGCGCCACATGACGCCGATCCGCGCGAGCTTCAGGAGACGCTGGTGGGAAATCTGCGCTTTGCGGCCTCGACGCTGGCGCGCGAGAACATCAAGCTGCTGGTCGAGCCGATCAACACGCTCGACATTCCCGGCTTCTTCCTCAACGGCACCGAGCGGGCGATTCAGCTGATCTCCGAGGTGCGGTCGAACAATCTGTTCGTCCAGTACGATATCTATCACATGCAGATCATGGAGGGCGATCTCGCCCGCACCATGCAGGAATATCTGCCGCAGATCGCCCACATCCAGCTCGCCGACAATCCCGGCCGGCACGAGCCGGGCACAGGCGAGATCAACTATCCCTTCCTGTTCCGCCACCTCGACGCGATCGGTTATCGCGGCTGGATCGGCTGCGAATACAAGCCGCGCACCACGACGCTGGAGGGGCTTTCGTGGCACGCCGCGCAGACGTTCGAGACTTGA
- a CDS encoding 2-hydroxy-3-oxopropionate reductase, which translates to MIDIGFIGLGTMGRPMAGHLLDAGHRVLLHDVAPVAPELIAAGGIACKTSKQVAEEADAVIIMVPDTPHVEAVLFGKDGVASGISKGKIVVDMSSISPLATKEFARKIEALGADYLDAPVSGGEVGAKAASLTIMVGGPERAFNTMKPVFDKMGKNVTRVGANGDGQTTKVANQIIVALTIEAVSEALLFASKAGADPALVRKALMGGFASSRILEVHGERMVKRNFDPGFRIELHQKDLNLALEGARSLGLSLPSTALAQQLFSACTAHGGKGWDHSAMVRALELMAGHEIAPA; encoded by the coding sequence ATGATCGACATCGGCTTCATCGGACTTGGCACCATGGGACGGCCGATGGCCGGCCATCTCCTTGACGCAGGCCATCGTGTTCTCCTGCATGACGTCGCGCCCGTCGCGCCGGAGCTGATCGCGGCCGGCGGCATCGCCTGCAAGACGAGCAAGCAGGTCGCCGAGGAGGCGGATGCCGTCATCATCATGGTGCCGGATACACCGCATGTGGAGGCCGTGCTGTTCGGCAAGGACGGCGTCGCGAGCGGCATCTCCAAGGGCAAGATCGTCGTCGACATGAGCTCGATCTCGCCGCTGGCGACCAAGGAGTTCGCCAGGAAGATCGAGGCGCTCGGAGCGGACTATCTCGACGCGCCGGTGTCGGGCGGGGAGGTCGGCGCCAAGGCGGCGAGCCTCACCATCATGGTCGGCGGGCCGGAGCGGGCGTTCAACACCATGAAGCCGGTCTTCGACAAGATGGGCAAGAACGTCACCCGCGTCGGCGCCAATGGCGACGGGCAGACGACGAAGGTCGCCAACCAGATCATCGTCGCGTTGACGATCGAGGCGGTAAGCGAGGCGCTGTTGTTCGCATCGAAAGCCGGGGCCGATCCTGCGCTGGTGCGCAAGGCGCTGATGGGCGGCTTTGCCTCCTCGCGCATCCTCGAAGTGCACGGCGAGCGCATGGTGAAGCGCAATTTCGATCCCGGCTTCCGCATCGAACTGCATCAGAAGGATCTCAATCTGGCGCTCGAAGGCGCTCGCTCGCTCGGCCTGTCGTTGCCGAGCACGGCGCTGGCGCAGCAATTGTTCTCGGCCTGCACTGCCCATGGCGGCAAGGGCTGGGATCATTCCGCGATGGTGCGGGCCCTGGAACTGATGGCGGGCCACGAGATCGCGCCAGCCTGA
- a CDS encoding DUF1236 domain-containing protein, with the protein MKTRLAISLAAASLLASSAAFAQSTTEQGARDGARAGGDIGGPIGAMVGGTVGAAVGAGLEIPNAILGGIPRSDSVVVEERVVVGEPLPATVVLRPVPNYTEYRYAVVNDRRVIVEPRTRRVVKIID; encoded by the coding sequence ATGAAAACCCGTCTTGCGATTTCGTTGGCTGCCGCGTCGCTGCTGGCGTCGAGTGCGGCCTTTGCTCAGTCGACGACCGAACAGGGCGCCAGGGACGGCGCACGTGCGGGTGGCGATATTGGCGGACCGATCGGCGCGATGGTGGGCGGCACCGTTGGTGCGGCCGTCGGCGCCGGCCTTGAGATCCCCAATGCAATTCTTGGCGGCATCCCGCGGAGCGACTCTGTCGTGGTGGAGGAGCGCGTCGTGGTGGGCGAGCCGCTGCCGGCGACCGTGGTGCTCCGTCCCGTGCCGAACTACACCGAGTATCGCTATGCCGTGGTGAACGATCGCCGCGTGATCGTCGAGCCGCGCACGCGTCGCGTGGTCAAGATCATCGACTGA
- a CDS encoding VanZ family protein, with translation MSILVRSIAWLLAAAVTFATLGPPGLRPHSDLGQDGEHALAFILVGLAFGLAYPRRRLLVAGAAVVLIGVLELMQFWAPGRHARLEDFLVDALTACLGFALAAVTDWVMTRFRPNASATSEGPAE, from the coding sequence ATGTCTATTTTGGTTAGATCCATTGCCTGGCTGCTCGCAGCTGCCGTTACCTTCGCGACCCTCGGTCCCCCCGGCTTGCGGCCCCATTCCGACCTCGGCCAGGACGGCGAGCATGCGCTCGCCTTCATCCTGGTGGGACTGGCCTTCGGCCTGGCCTACCCACGGCGGCGCCTGCTGGTTGCGGGGGCGGCGGTCGTCCTGATTGGCGTGCTCGAGCTGATGCAATTTTGGGCACCCGGACGCCACGCCCGGCTGGAGGATTTTCTGGTCGACGCGCTCACGGCCTGCCTCGGCTTCGCGCTCGCGGCGGTCACCGATTGGGTGATGACACGCTTTCGCCCAAACGCCTCTGCAACAAGCGAAGGCCCCGCGGAGTAA